In Yersinia enterocolitica subsp. enterocolitica, one DNA window encodes the following:
- a CDS encoding YeaC family protein: MELEDLISVMTPEIYQRLMLAVELGKWPDGVALTPEQKENSLQMVMLWQARYNKDAQHMSIGTDGQIVMKTKQELKQQFSQPTLVKLKPE, from the coding sequence ATGGAGCTTGAAGACCTGATTTCAGTGATGACGCCTGAAATCTACCAACGTTTGATGTTGGCTGTAGAGTTAGGCAAATGGCCGGATGGTGTGGCATTGACGCCAGAACAGAAAGAGAACAGCCTGCAAATGGTGATGTTGTGGCAGGCCCGTTACAACAAGGATGCGCAACATATGAGCATCGGCACCGATGGCCAGATAGTGATGAAAACCAAGCAAGAGCTGAAGCAACAATTCAGTCAGCCGACACTGGTTAAGTTGAAGCCCGAGTAA
- the pncA gene encoding bifunctional nicotinamidase/pyrazinamidase: protein MNAALLLIDLQNDFCPGGALAVAKGDAVIAVANEAITTCLAHKIPIIASQDWHPAEHRSFAVNSQAEPWTTGDLEGLTQVWWPVHCVQNSVGAALHPKLNQEVITQIFRKGQNPDIDSYSAFFDNGRRAKTPLDDWLQQQGINCLFVMGLATDYCVKYTVLAALTLGYKTSVIKDGCRGVNLQPQDSQLALDAMNEAGANIQSLAQFIAEVKQLTAR from the coding sequence ATGAATGCAGCGCTGTTGTTAATTGATTTGCAGAATGATTTTTGCCCAGGTGGTGCGTTAGCGGTTGCCAAGGGTGACGCGGTGATTGCCGTTGCAAATGAGGCTATTACTACCTGTCTGGCTCACAAAATACCGATTATCGCCAGCCAGGATTGGCACCCAGCAGAACACCGCAGTTTTGCTGTCAATTCGCAGGCAGAGCCTTGGACGACCGGTGATTTGGAAGGGTTAACCCAAGTGTGGTGGCCGGTGCATTGTGTTCAGAATTCAGTTGGAGCAGCTTTGCATCCAAAGTTGAATCAAGAGGTTATTACTCAGATTTTCCGTAAAGGTCAGAATCCGGATATCGACAGCTACAGTGCTTTTTTCGACAATGGACGGCGGGCAAAAACACCGCTGGATGATTGGTTACAACAACAAGGGATCAATTGCCTGTTCGTTATGGGATTAGCAACAGATTACTGTGTGAAATACACCGTGTTGGCTGCATTAACATTAGGTTATAAAACATCCGTCATTAAGGATGGGTGCCGTGGCGTCAATTTGCAACCACAAGACAGCCAACTGGCTCTTGATGCGATGAATGAAGCCGGAGCTAACATACAGTCATTGGCGCAATTTATTGCTGAAGTAAAGCAACTGACAGCTCGCTGA
- the ansA gene encoding asparaginase — MQKKSIYVAYTGGTIGMQRSDNGYIPVSGHLQRQLALMPEFHRPEMPDFTIHEYAPLIDSSDMTPEDWQHIANDIQQNYDLYDGFVILHGTDTMAFTASALSFMLENLAKPVIVTGSQIPLAELRSDGQTNLLNALYLAANHPVNEVSLFFNNKLFRGNRTTKAHADGFDAFASPNLSVLLEAGIHIRRMASVESPINNGPLIVHNITPQPIGVVTIYPGISGAVVRNFLLQPVKALILRSYGVGNAPQKAELLDELKNASERGIVVVNLTQCISGRVNMDGYATGNALAHAGVISGSDMTVEAALTKLHYLLSQSLSPEEIRRLMQQNLRGELTDTN, encoded by the coding sequence ATGCAGAAGAAATCTATTTATGTCGCTTATACCGGCGGGACTATTGGTATGCAACGCTCGGATAACGGATACATTCCGGTTTCCGGCCATCTACAGCGCCAGCTTGCGCTTATGCCTGAGTTCCATCGCCCGGAAATGCCGGATTTTACAATCCATGAATACGCCCCATTGATTGATTCCTCGGATATGACCCCGGAGGACTGGCAGCATATCGCCAATGATATTCAGCAAAATTACGATTTGTATGATGGCTTTGTGATTTTGCACGGCACCGACACGATGGCTTTTACCGCCTCGGCGCTCTCTTTTATGTTGGAAAATCTGGCCAAACCGGTGATTGTCACTGGTTCGCAAATCCCCTTGGCAGAGTTGCGTTCTGATGGGCAAACTAACTTGCTGAATGCTCTCTATCTGGCCGCCAACCATCCCGTCAATGAAGTCAGTTTGTTCTTTAATAACAAACTGTTTCGCGGCAATCGTACCACTAAAGCCCATGCTGATGGGTTTGATGCATTTGCTTCACCTAACCTCTCGGTGCTGCTCGAAGCCGGCATTCATATTCGCCGAATGGCCTCAGTAGAATCACCAATCAATAATGGTCCATTGATTGTTCATAACATCACCCCACAACCGATTGGTGTAGTGACTATCTACCCGGGTATCTCTGGTGCTGTTGTGCGTAACTTCTTGTTACAACCCGTAAAAGCACTTATTTTACGCTCCTATGGTGTCGGCAACGCACCACAAAAAGCCGAATTATTAGATGAATTAAAAAATGCCAGTGAACGAGGCATTGTAGTAGTGAATCTGACGCAATGTATTTCTGGTAGAGTCAATATGGACGGATATGCCACCGGTAATGCATTGGCACATGCGGGGGTTATCAGCGGCTCTGATATGACCGTTGAAGCGGCGCTGACCAAACTGCACTATTTATTGAGTCAATCTCTATCTCCTGAAGAAATTCGCCGCTTAATGCAACAAAATCTGCGCGGTGAATTAACGGACACTAACTGA
- the sppA gene encoding signal peptide peptidase SppA, whose amino-acid sequence MRTLWRIIAGCFKWTWRLLNFAREFILNLFLILLILVGVGIYLQFQSKPAEPVKGALLVNLSGVVVDQPAVNNKLRQWGRELLGASSNRLQENSLFDIVETIRLAKADNNITGLVLSLSDFTGADQPSLQYIGKALREFRDSGKPIYAIGESYSQTQYYLASFANKIYLSPQGTVALHGFASNNLYYKSLLEKLKVTTNIFRVGTYKSAVEPMIRDDMSPAAREADTRWIGGLWQNYLTAVAANRQLTPEQLFPGAAGVVRGLQAAGGSQAQYALSSKLVDQLATRPEMENELVKAFGWDKKNNDFNYVSIYDYQPTPTPQQGEQIAVLFANGAIMDGPQTPGNVGGDALAAQIRQARLDPKIKAVILRVNSPGGSVSASELIRTELAALRAANKPLVVSMGGMAASGGYWISTPANYIIANPSTLTGSIGIFGVINTFQNTLESIGVHTDGVATSPLANVSVTKDLPPEFSQMMQINIENGYKTFIDLVATARHKTPEQVDQIAQGHVWIGIDAKNNGLVDQLGDFDDAVKKVAELAKLKTWQLNWFVDEPSLSDLIFGQMSASVQAMLPTAIQAWLPAPISAVAQAVKDQPNLMNTLNDPQNRYALCLTCGDVR is encoded by the coding sequence ATGCGCACTTTGTGGCGAATTATTGCTGGCTGTTTCAAGTGGACCTGGCGTCTGCTGAATTTTGCCAGAGAGTTTATTCTTAATCTTTTCCTGATACTGCTGATTTTGGTCGGTGTCGGTATTTACCTTCAGTTCCAAAGTAAACCGGCAGAACCGGTTAAAGGCGCACTGTTAGTGAATTTAAGCGGTGTCGTTGTCGATCAACCTGCGGTAAATAATAAATTACGCCAGTGGGGGCGTGAGTTATTAGGGGCATCCAGCAATCGCCTACAGGAAAACTCCCTGTTTGATATTGTAGAAACCATTCGGTTGGCAAAAGCCGATAATAATATTACTGGTCTGGTGTTATCGCTGAGCGACTTCACCGGCGCTGATCAGCCTTCTCTGCAATATATTGGCAAAGCGCTGCGGGAATTCCGTGATAGCGGCAAGCCGATTTACGCTATTGGCGAAAGCTATAGTCAAACTCAGTACTATTTAGCCAGCTTTGCCAATAAGATCTACCTGTCACCGCAAGGGACGGTCGCTCTGCATGGTTTTGCCAGCAATAATCTGTACTACAAATCACTATTGGAAAAACTTAAAGTTACCACCAATATCTTCCGCGTCGGCACCTATAAGTCTGCTGTTGAACCGATGATTCGTGATGATATGTCCCCTGCCGCACGTGAGGCGGATACTCGCTGGATTGGTGGTTTATGGCAGAACTATTTGACTGCTGTTGCGGCTAACCGGCAATTAACCCCAGAACAATTGTTCCCGGGGGCGGCAGGTGTTGTCCGTGGATTGCAGGCGGCAGGTGGCTCTCAAGCGCAATATGCCCTGTCGAGCAAACTGGTCGATCAACTCGCCACACGCCCAGAGATGGAAAATGAGTTGGTTAAAGCCTTCGGCTGGGATAAGAAGAATAACGACTTCAACTATGTCAGCATTTATGACTACCAACCTACTCCGACTCCACAGCAAGGCGAACAAATAGCAGTACTCTTTGCTAATGGTGCCATCATGGATGGACCACAGACGCCAGGGAATGTCGGTGGTGATGCTTTAGCCGCCCAAATTCGCCAGGCGCGGTTGGATCCGAAAATCAAGGCCGTTATCTTGCGAGTCAACAGTCCAGGCGGCAGCGTGAGTGCTTCTGAACTGATTCGCACTGAATTAGCCGCCTTACGTGCCGCTAATAAACCATTGGTGGTATCAATGGGCGGGATGGCAGCCTCTGGTGGTTATTGGATCTCAACACCGGCTAACTATATCATCGCCAACCCAAGCACCCTGACCGGCTCGATCGGTATTTTCGGTGTGATTAATACGTTCCAAAATACCTTGGAAAGTATCGGGGTGCATACCGATGGTGTGGCAACATCGCCACTGGCAAATGTTTCTGTGACCAAAGACCTGCCACCTGAGTTCTCTCAGATGATGCAGATCAATATCGAAAATGGCTACAAAACCTTTATTGATTTGGTGGCAACCGCTCGCCATAAAACACCAGAGCAAGTTGATCAAATTGCACAAGGCCATGTTTGGATTGGTATAGATGCCAAAAATAATGGTCTGGTAGATCAACTGGGTGATTTTGACGATGCCGTTAAGAAAGTCGCTGAGCTGGCAAAACTGAAAACCTGGCAACTGAATTGGTTTGTTGATGAACCAAGCCTCAGTGATTTGATTTTCGGCCAGATGAGTGCGTCAGTACAGGCGATGTTACCTACTGCGATTCAAGCCTGGTTGCCTGCGCCAATATCTGCTGTGGCACAAGCGGTAAAAGATCAGCCCAACTTAATGAATACGCTCAATGACCCACAGAATCGTTATGCGTTATGCCTAACTTGCGGTGATGTACGCTAG
- a CDS encoding NAD(P)H nitroreductase — MDALELLLNRRSASRLAAPAPAGEALDHIIHAGMRAPDHGTLQPWRFVLIQDAGLQRFSQLLQDAVKHDGSDEAVLEKAKQAPFRAPLIITVIAHVTENPKVPNWEQVVSAGCAVQAMQMAALAQGFNGIWRTGSWTHHPVVREGFACREQDEIVGFLYLGTPQLKSATKVTPPDYSTFVRYF, encoded by the coding sequence ATGGATGCATTGGAACTGTTACTTAATCGCCGTTCGGCGTCGCGCTTAGCTGCTCCAGCCCCAGCAGGCGAAGCATTAGACCATATTATTCACGCAGGAATGCGTGCTCCCGATCATGGCACATTGCAGCCATGGCGCTTTGTTTTAATTCAAGATGCGGGGCTGCAACGTTTTAGCCAATTGCTACAGGATGCGGTCAAGCACGATGGCTCTGATGAAGCTGTGTTGGAGAAGGCCAAACAGGCACCTTTCCGTGCGCCTTTAATTATTACTGTTATTGCGCATGTTACAGAAAACCCTAAAGTACCAAACTGGGAGCAGGTCGTTTCTGCTGGTTGCGCGGTGCAAGCCATGCAAATGGCCGCGCTGGCCCAGGGTTTTAATGGTATTTGGCGCACCGGTTCCTGGACACATCATCCGGTTGTCCGTGAAGGTTTTGCCTGCCGCGAACAAGATGAAATTGTCGGTTTCCTGTATCTTGGGACTCCACAGCTGAAATCAGCGACCAAAGTGACACCACCCGATTACTCGACTTTTGTTCGTTATTTCTGA